A section of the Gottschalkia purinilytica genome encodes:
- the asrA gene encoding anaerobic sulfite reductase subunit AsrA, translated as MGYSMVLDQFNNILESLKEDYKIFAPKVFKDKGTYSDTDMIRYGEISSVKEIEFDQKSYYSAKELILPITQTLFYFTEDNVIEPKVDNEKGIIIFLRSCDINAIERLDEIYLRNGQEDPYYKKLREKVKLVLIECKNSFENCFCVSMGSNKTEDYSLFIRKKDNDILVDLKDDEFLRYFETYDKSEVLPNFIESNEIKVNIPANLGIDAFSYDLWEDYSSRCISCGRCSTVCGTCSCFTMQDIFYSDNLSTGERRRVWASCQIDGYTTMAGGHEYRKDKGERMRFKTMHKIYDFNKRFGYQMCVGCGRCDDACPEYISFSHCINKLDKLVKEVK; from the coding sequence GTGGGATATTCTATGGTGTTAGATCAATTTAATAATATACTTGAAAGCTTAAAAGAAGATTATAAAATATTTGCTCCAAAGGTATTTAAAGATAAAGGAACTTATTCTGATACGGATATGATAAGGTATGGAGAGATAAGTAGTGTAAAAGAAATAGAGTTTGATCAAAAGTCTTATTACTCAGCAAAAGAGCTTATATTACCTATAACTCAAACGTTGTTTTATTTTACAGAAGATAATGTAATAGAACCTAAAGTAGATAATGAAAAAGGCATAATAATTTTTCTGCGAAGTTGTGATATAAATGCGATCGAAAGATTAGATGAAATTTATTTAAGGAATGGTCAAGAAGATCCATATTATAAAAAGTTAAGAGAAAAAGTAAAATTAGTTCTTATAGAATGTAAAAATAGTTTTGAAAATTGTTTTTGTGTAAGTATGGGATCAAATAAAACAGAAGATTATTCTTTATTCATAAGAAAGAAAGACAACGACATATTAGTTGACTTAAAAGATGATGAATTTTTAAGATATTTTGAAACTTATGATAAATCAGAAGTCTTGCCTAATTTTATAGAAAGTAATGAGATAAAAGTTAATATACCAGCAAATCTAGGAATAGATGCTTTTAGTTATGATTTATGGGAAGATTATTCTTCAAGATGCATATCGTGCGGTAGATGTAGCACTGTTTGCGGGACATGCTCTTGTTTTACTATGCAGGATATATTTTATAGCGATAACTTAAGTACAGGTGAAAGAAGAAGAGTATGGGCATCTTGTCAAATAGATGGATATACAACTATGGCAGGCGGTCATGAATATAGAAAAGATAAGGGTGAACGAATGAGGTTTAAAACTATGCATAAAATATATGATTTTAATAAAAGATTTGGATATCAAATGTGTGTAGGATGTGGAAGATGTGATGATGCTTGTCCTGAATATATTTCTTTTTCACATTGTATAAATAAATTAGAC